In Paenibacillus kyungheensis, the following are encoded in one genomic region:
- a CDS encoding NAD(P)H-dependent flavin oxidoreductase: MNNRICEILGIEKPIIQGPMSWLTNAEFVAAVSNAGGLGFLAATAGQVDRTPNRSPELTAERLRTEIQKTKTLTEKPFGTVIIGGSDLNYMWRMIETVIEEKVPVVLVNGLPGLPYEKIFKPLKDNNIKIVYRPLTPTIKDAKAAEALGIDIYVATGFDEGGTVPERVIGTFSIVPMIADAINIPVMAAGGIGDVRGVRAAFALGAEGVFAGSVFIPTKENPAAENVKQMIVDATAEDLLMFRTLPAYYRSLPTKLANKLVEMDNQGASREETSKFLFDGMRIGMLEGNTDDGYISVGTGITPIKEIITVKEVVDNLMQDFN, from the coding sequence ATGAACAATAGAATATGTGAAATTTTAGGTATAGAAAAACCGATTATACAGGGCCCAATGTCTTGGCTTACGAATGCGGAATTTGTTGCAGCGGTTAGCAATGCGGGGGGATTAGGATTTCTAGCAGCAACTGCCGGTCAGGTTGATAGGACTCCTAATCGTTCACCCGAATTAACTGCTGAAAGATTAAGAACTGAAATACAAAAAACAAAAACATTAACGGAAAAGCCATTTGGAACAGTTATCATTGGAGGTAGTGATCTGAATTACATGTGGCGAATGATAGAAACCGTTATTGAAGAGAAAGTTCCTGTTGTTCTTGTGAACGGTTTGCCGGGTTTACCGTATGAAAAAATCTTCAAACCATTAAAAGATAACAATATTAAAATTGTTTATAGACCGCTTACTCCTACTATTAAAGATGCAAAAGCTGCAGAAGCACTTGGAATCGATATTTATGTTGCGACTGGATTTGATGAAGGGGGAACAGTTCCAGAACGAGTTATTGGAACATTTTCGATTGTACCCATGATTGCAGATGCTATAAATATTCCTGTAATGGCAGCCGGTGGGATAGGAGACGTTAGAGGAGTGCGTGCTGCATTTGCTTTAGGCGCTGAAGGTGTATTTGCGGGTAGTGTCTTTATTCCAACAAAAGAAAATCCAGCAGCAGAAAACGTCAAACAAATGATTGTAGATGCTACAGCAGAAGATTTGTTAATGTTTCGTACTCTACCAGCATACTATCGTTCTTTACCTACTAAATTAGCGAATAAATTAGTAGAAATGGATAATCAAGGTGCTAGCCGTGAAGAAACATCAAAATTTTTGTTTGATGGCATGCGTATCGGGATGCTAGAAGGAAATACAGACGATGGATATATTTCTGTAGGTACCGGAATCACACCAATCAAAGAAATTATAACTGTAAAAGAAGTGGTAGACAATTTAATGCAAGACTTTAATTAA
- a CDS encoding MarR family winged helix-turn-helix transcriptional regulator — protein sequence MKVNIDCEIRGSLDKVSSQTRRDYSESLRELNLYVGQDNLLARLWLGDGITQMQLCEHLRCEPPTVTNMVKTLEQNGVIYRKRDEEDARVMRIYLTSKGKELEEPVRLKWKRQQDKLLQSISDEERLILRDLLKRMENNLH from the coding sequence ATGAAGGTTAATATTGACTGTGAAATCCGTGGATCTTTGGATAAGGTTTCCTCCCAGACGCGTCGGGATTATAGTGAAAGTCTTAGAGAACTTAATTTATACGTAGGTCAAGATAATCTACTTGCGCGTTTATGGTTGGGTGATGGAATAACGCAAATGCAACTATGTGAACATTTAAGATGCGAACCGCCTACAGTCACAAATATGGTTAAAACGCTAGAGCAAAATGGTGTCATATACCGTAAACGTGATGAAGAAGACGCGAGAGTTATGCGAATATATCTAACGAGCAAAGGTAAAGAATTAGAAGAGCCAGTTAGATTAAAATGGAAACGACAACAAGATAAATTACTTCAGTCCATATCAGATGAAGAACGTCTCATACTACGAGATTTATTAAAACGCATGGAAAATAACTTGCACTAA
- a CDS encoding CPBP family intramembrane glutamic endopeptidase encodes MESYGINDRVTNKKDPSIVQKSRKGLLVFFAWLVPLTFLSYVLAIHVSPIFGLLLMWSPGLSSFLTRLLLREGFADISFRFRGKLAFKSIPFVLLFPVIIGTLAYGLAWITGLVDFVHTDSSYMWPLVVSIVYQMFVGTLLGVISSAGEELGWRGYMLSRLITAGVPKPILTGGLIWGVWHLPAILLGSYYSGPSLVLSIILFMITISSFNFIISHLRLSTGSIWPAILLHASWNAVIQDSFDTATKGENAYLWTGESGILVTLVLFLAAWMFSRKSDFMYRPH; translated from the coding sequence TTGGAATCTTATGGAATCAATGACAGAGTAACGAACAAGAAAGACCCGAGCATCGTTCAGAAATCTAGAAAAGGACTACTTGTTTTTTTCGCATGGCTGGTTCCTCTCACATTCCTTAGCTATGTACTTGCGATTCATGTATCGCCTATATTTGGTCTTCTACTTATGTGGTCACCAGGATTGTCCTCTTTCTTGACTCGTCTCTTGTTACGTGAAGGATTTGCAGATATTTCATTTCGCTTTCGAGGGAAATTAGCTTTTAAATCAATCCCGTTTGTATTGCTTTTTCCAGTGATTATTGGAACACTAGCGTACGGTTTAGCATGGATAACAGGATTGGTTGACTTCGTACATACTGACAGCTCATATATGTGGCCATTGGTGGTAAGTATTGTTTATCAGATGTTTGTAGGTACATTACTCGGTGTGATCAGCAGTGCGGGTGAAGAGCTAGGCTGGAGAGGTTATATGCTCAGCCGATTAATAACAGCAGGCGTGCCCAAGCCGATTTTAACAGGTGGACTGATTTGGGGCGTTTGGCATCTTCCTGCTATTCTATTAGGCAGTTATTACTCTGGCCCTTCATTAGTATTATCTATCATCTTGTTTATGATTACGATTAGTTCATTCAATTTTATTATTAGCCATCTTCGCTTAAGTACTGGAAGCATCTGGCCAGCGATCTTGCTTCATGCTTCATGGAACGCTGTGATTCAAGATTCATTTGATACAGCTACCAAAGGCGAAAATGCCTATTTATGGACAGGTGAGTCGGGCATATTGGTTACACTTGTACTGTTTTTGGCAGCATGGATGTTTTCGAGAAAATCCGATTTTATGTATCGTCCTCACTGA
- a CDS encoding sugar O-acetyltransferase, which yields MSEEQRIFDGLLFNPGHPDLKKIKLNAHKLSQQYSNTYEDQVEEREALLSELIGGKGERCFLQGPIFFHYGLHTEIGDHFFANYNLTVQDDAKVKIGNHASFGPNVTIVTPVHPFIASERRQMIDQHQVPNSLCYAKPVTIGNDVWLSANVTVCGGVTIGDGCVIGAGSVVTQDIPANSFAAGVPCKVIRPITELDSMRFKPEILADCSILDNE from the coding sequence ATGAGCGAAGAACAACGTATTTTTGATGGATTATTATTTAATCCAGGTCATCCTGATCTAAAAAAAATTAAACTGAATGCTCATAAACTTAGCCAACAGTATAGCAACACCTATGAAGATCAAGTAGAAGAACGTGAAGCCTTGCTAAGCGAACTGATCGGTGGTAAAGGAGAAAGATGTTTCTTGCAAGGGCCTATCTTTTTTCATTATGGTCTTCATACTGAAATAGGTGATCACTTTTTTGCTAATTATAATCTTACGGTTCAAGATGATGCGAAAGTCAAGATTGGCAATCATGCTAGTTTTGGACCGAATGTTACTATCGTTACACCTGTTCATCCCTTTATAGCTTCCGAGCGTCGCCAGATGATCGATCAACATCAAGTGCCAAATTCTTTATGCTATGCCAAACCAGTTACTATTGGAAATGATGTATGGCTGTCTGCCAATGTGACAGTATGCGGTGGTGTGACGATTGGAGATGGATGTGTTATTGGTGCAGGTAGTGTGGTCACTCAAGATATTCCAGCAAATTCTTTTGCAGCAGGCGTTCCTTGCAAGGTCATTAGACCGATTACAGAGTTAGACAGTATGCGTTTTAAACCAGAAATATTAGCTGATTGTAGTATCTTAGATAATGAATAA
- a CDS encoding macrolide family glycosyltransferase — protein MARVLVVITPAEGHVNPSLGLVTQLIDSGEEIVYVCTEEYRSRIEQTGALLITYPFPQDAFSLDPVLKPQEYTHPYQFIYMMVGGIIQRIIPEVLRVIENQKFDYLIFDSLMGWGGTILAEKLAIPAVCSVASFAFVNPLGAGEGMQEMDTNTKELYDATMKITRALAQEFQVSIPAIEEIPVHAGELKLVYTSRYFQPQADQLDDRFIFTGPSIIPRQDAQTFSFERLRERYPQTVYIAMGTILNKNLDFYQLCFEAFGDLPVNVVLSSGKYTDMEPLADQIPSNFIVMPYIAQLEMLQHTDVFITHAGMNSTSEALYYNVPLVMIPLTSDQPLVANRVQELGAGITLNKYQLSVAVMREALLEVLSNPSYKQQACIIGESLRQAGGYKRAAKMIMSHMASIDRNVSNTKLFNK, from the coding sequence ATAGCACGTGTATTAGTTGTCATTACTCCAGCTGAAGGTCATGTGAATCCGTCGTTAGGATTAGTTACTCAATTGATCGACAGTGGTGAGGAAATTGTCTATGTGTGCACAGAAGAGTATCGTTCCCGAATCGAACAAACTGGCGCCCTGTTGATTACATATCCATTTCCGCAAGATGCTTTCTCTCTTGATCCTGTGTTGAAACCGCAGGAGTATACTCATCCTTATCAGTTCATTTATATGATGGTAGGCGGTATTATTCAGAGGATTATACCCGAGGTGCTACGAGTGATCGAAAATCAAAAGTTCGACTATCTGATCTTTGATTCTCTGATGGGTTGGGGAGGGACTATTCTTGCAGAAAAATTAGCAATTCCTGCAGTGTGTTCGGTCGCTTCCTTTGCTTTTGTTAATCCATTAGGAGCTGGAGAAGGTATGCAGGAGATGGATACGAATACGAAAGAATTGTATGATGCTACGATGAAGATAACGCGTGCATTAGCGCAAGAATTTCAAGTGAGTATTCCCGCTATAGAAGAAATTCCAGTGCATGCAGGCGAGTTAAAGCTTGTGTATACCAGTCGTTATTTTCAACCACAAGCAGATCAACTGGACGATCGTTTTATTTTCACAGGTCCTTCGATCATTCCTCGTCAAGATGCTCAGACTTTTTCATTCGAGCGGCTTCGTGAACGTTATCCGCAAACGGTGTATATTGCTATGGGTACTATTTTAAATAAAAACTTGGATTTTTATCAGCTTTGCTTTGAAGCATTTGGCGATCTGCCGGTGAATGTGGTGCTATCTTCTGGCAAATATACAGACATGGAGCCTTTGGCTGATCAAATTCCTTCTAATTTTATCGTGATGCCATATATTGCACAGTTGGAGATGCTACAGCATACAGATGTTTTTATTACCCATGCCGGAATGAACAGTACAAGTGAAGCGCTCTATTATAATGTTCCGTTAGTGATGATTCCGCTAACATCGGATCAGCCGCTTGTAGCTAATCGAGTACAGGAGTTAGGGGCAGGTATCACTTTAAATAAATATCAGCTTAGTGTAGCTGTTATGAGAGAAGCATTACTAGAGGTGCTAAGCAATCCATCTTATAAACAGCAGGCTTGTATCATCGGCGAATCTTTACGACAAGCGGGTGGTTATAAACGGGCTGCTAAAATGATTATGAGTCATATGGCTTCCATTGATCGTAATGTCTCCAATACTAAGTTATTTAATAAATAA
- a CDS encoding MFS transporter, translating into MLVLTTVAFEGLAITTIAAKMAQDLQGIHLYGWIFSAFLLSQLIGTLVMGQQVDKRGVFTSMLVSFSIFVLGTVVAAVSFDMHMLIVARALQGFGAGALITCVYTCVTLHYSDALRTQILAAFSMAFVLPSLIGPYLAGLMASYISWRFVFWIVLPLIALALSLTFRSFHDLQLRQVRTGIAPKADSKTLHAILLAIGTGLLLTGLGMITDWKGIVLTLVGFLIMIPQMQKLLPKGTFAVKKGLPATLVSRGLYVACYFTTESFVILALTEVKGLSADLAGLIVAAGSLSWSAAAWLQAKLDVRDQGHGRKRRVMSGIGIMIAGTVLVILALMLSNGGIILILLSQMITGFGVGLANPTTAAIALQHAAPRQEGEMSANLQFVDSFYMGVSIGVGGALIALSETLQWGISTGVMMVLLLQLLWVLLSFLASLRITEPVPQEHDPTV; encoded by the coding sequence ATGCTAGTTCTAACAACTGTCGCTTTCGAAGGACTGGCTATTACGACAATAGCAGCGAAAATGGCACAAGACTTGCAAGGTATTCATTTATACGGATGGATTTTTAGCGCATTTTTATTATCTCAACTGATTGGAACTCTTGTTATGGGTCAGCAAGTTGATAAGCGCGGCGTTTTTACATCTATGCTTGTGTCGTTTAGTATTTTTGTGCTCGGAACTGTAGTTGCCGCTGTTTCTTTTGATATGCATATGCTTATTGTAGCAAGAGCGCTCCAAGGTTTTGGGGCAGGAGCTTTGATCACATGTGTATATACCTGTGTAACTTTGCATTATTCAGATGCTCTTCGTACTCAAATTTTGGCGGCGTTCTCTATGGCATTTGTGTTACCTTCTTTAATCGGTCCTTACCTGGCAGGTCTTATGGCGTCGTATATATCATGGCGATTTGTTTTCTGGATTGTGTTACCTCTGATTGCATTAGCATTGAGTCTTACATTCCGCTCTTTCCATGATCTACAGCTTCGGCAAGTACGGACAGGTATAGCGCCCAAAGCGGATTCCAAGACTCTGCATGCGATTCTACTTGCTATTGGAACAGGGTTGTTGCTTACAGGACTTGGGATGATAACCGATTGGAAAGGAATAGTACTTACTTTGGTTGGCTTTTTGATCATGATCCCGCAAATGCAAAAACTTCTTCCTAAAGGAACTTTTGCAGTGAAAAAAGGATTACCTGCTACATTGGTGTCCAGAGGGTTATATGTAGCTTGTTATTTTACAACAGAGAGTTTTGTAATCTTGGCATTAACTGAAGTAAAAGGGTTATCAGCAGATCTTGCTGGTCTTATTGTAGCAGCAGGTTCTTTAAGCTGGTCTGCCGCAGCTTGGTTGCAAGCCAAGCTTGATGTACGAGATCAAGGTCATGGAAGAAAGCGTAGAGTAATGAGCGGTATCGGAATTATGATCGCCGGCACTGTACTTGTAATCCTAGCCCTTATGTTATCCAATGGTGGAATTATACTCATTCTGCTCTCACAAATGATTACTGGCTTCGGTGTTGGATTGGCTAATCCTACAACTGCTGCTATTGCTTTACAACATGCAGCACCTAGACAAGAAGGAGAAATGTCTGCAAATCTGCAATTCGTCGATTCTTTCTATATGGGAGTAAGCATCGGAGTTGGTGGCGCTTTAATTGCTTTGTCAGAAACATTACAGTGGGGCATATCTACAGGCGTGATGATGGTATTACTCCTGCAATTACTATGGGTGTTATTAAGTTTTTTAGCATCTTTACGCATCACCGAGCCTGTTCCTCAAGAACATGATCCAACTGTTTAG
- the murB gene encoding UDP-N-acetylmuramate dehydrogenase has product MNLFENHIPLEKVKQNEPLKDHTYIQLGGKADILIHPTTKDEIKSIVEIAKKQQLPLTVIGKGSNVIIKDNGIRGITISLSHFDQIQVSGNNMVAQSGANIMDVSSMALDHSLTGLEFACGIPGSTGGALYMNAGAYGGQMAEVVERASVITKNGEVLDIPLADMKLGYRDSIFRTNDYIILEVELKLAQGNKDVISSIMQDLTFKRQSKQPLEYPSCGSVFKRPEGHFVGRLIQDCNLQGTRIGGAEISLKHAGFIINADHATADDYLELIQLIKQKVYEAFKINLETEVIILGE; this is encoded by the coding sequence ATGAATCTATTTGAGAATCATATACCTTTGGAAAAAGTAAAACAAAATGAGCCTTTAAAAGATCACACGTATATACAGTTAGGTGGTAAAGCAGACATCCTTATTCATCCCACCACGAAAGACGAAATTAAAAGCATCGTTGAAATTGCAAAAAAACAGCAATTACCGTTGACTGTTATCGGCAAAGGTTCAAATGTCATCATTAAAGACAACGGCATAAGAGGAATCACTATTTCTTTGAGCCATTTCGATCAGATTCAGGTGAGTGGGAATAACATGGTTGCGCAAAGTGGAGCCAATATTATGGATGTCTCTAGCATGGCGTTAGATCATAGCTTAACAGGGCTAGAATTTGCATGTGGTATACCGGGTAGCACGGGAGGGGCACTCTATATGAATGCTGGTGCTTATGGTGGTCAGATGGCTGAAGTTGTTGAGCGTGCGAGTGTTATTACCAAAAATGGAGAAGTGCTGGATATACCCCTAGCAGATATGAAGCTTGGTTATCGGGACAGTATATTTAGAACAAATGACTATATCATACTTGAGGTCGAGCTGAAGCTTGCTCAAGGAAATAAAGATGTCATCTCTAGTATCATGCAGGATTTAACGTTCAAACGACAATCTAAACAACCGCTAGAATATCCTTCATGTGGTAGTGTTTTTAAACGTCCAGAAGGACATTTTGTAGGAAGATTAATTCAGGATTGCAACTTGCAGGGCACACGTATTGGAGGAGCGGAAATCTCTCTGAAGCATGCAGGTTTTATTATTAATGCAGATCATGCAACTGCTGACGATTATTTGGAGTTAATCCAGTTGATCAAACAAAAAGTATATGAGGCATTTAAGATTAATTTGGAGACAGAAGTGATTATTTTAGGAGAGTGA
- a CDS encoding helix-turn-helix transcriptional regulator produces the protein MSRDQIKKDVSKSTRRGIIHLLKERGGMDVVTLSSHFSLSGMAIRQHLNALKEEGLVTNVEEARPMGRPTKLWVLTPAANRFFPNGYSDLSVSLIHSMKEAFGNEGLDKLLDIRNKKMQEQYLQHLGDTSDILEKLEKLAEIRTIEGYMAEVKMQDDGSLLLIEKHCPICEAAAVCTGLCKNELHLFQTVLGNNVHIERSEYILAGGRNCIYTVRQHKP, from the coding sequence ATGAGCCGGGATCAAATTAAAAAGGATGTCTCCAAAAGTACTCGAAGAGGGATCATTCATCTGTTAAAAGAGCGAGGAGGAATGGATGTTGTAACACTCTCCTCTCACTTTTCGTTGTCAGGAATGGCGATTCGTCAACATTTGAATGCGCTCAAAGAAGAAGGGTTAGTCACTAATGTGGAAGAAGCTCGTCCGATGGGTCGACCCACTAAGCTATGGGTATTAACTCCAGCAGCTAATCGTTTTTTTCCAAATGGCTATTCAGACTTATCTGTCAGCTTGATTCATTCGATGAAAGAAGCGTTTGGTAATGAAGGGCTAGATAAGCTACTAGATATTCGAAATAAAAAGATGCAAGAACAATATCTTCAGCATCTTGGCGATACATCAGACATTCTAGAAAAGCTGGAAAAGCTTGCCGAGATTCGAACAATCGAAGGTTATATGGCTGAGGTGAAGATGCAGGATGATGGCAGTCTCCTATTGATTGAGAAGCATTGTCCAATCTGTGAAGCTGCTGCTGTATGTACAGGATTGTGCAAAAATGAGTTACATTTATTTCAAACGGTTCTAGGAAATAATGTTCATATTGAACGCAGTGAGTACATTTTAGCAGGAGGAAGAAACTGCATATACACCGTTAGACAACATAAGCCATAA
- a CDS encoding oxidoreductase: MSKIWTTDDIPDMSGKVVIVTGGNSGIGFETALALAQKRATIVIAVRNMEKGAAAVNKIKAAYVSANVKAMKLDLSDLTSVKAFAANFLNNYKSLAILINNAGIMYPPFHLTKDGFESQFGGNHLGHFALTGLLLPHLISTPNSRVITQSSLVAHDAHINFDNLDGSKGYSRKFYGQSKLANLLFAKELQNKFRSNHINSVSVACHPGISHTNLGSFGSGKQANIFLRMISSMISQPAHMGALPALYSATSSTIKGGEYIAPDSKGGKKGYPTNDTIIEKLYDSNISNKLWNVSEDLTGISFKFDK, from the coding sequence ATGAGTAAAATTTGGACAACAGATGATATTCCAGATATGTCTGGGAAAGTGGTCATCGTCACAGGTGGGAATAGCGGGATCGGTTTCGAAACAGCGCTAGCATTAGCTCAAAAGAGGGCGACAATTGTTATTGCTGTTCGCAATATGGAAAAAGGAGCCGCCGCTGTAAATAAAATAAAAGCTGCCTATGTTAGTGCAAATGTCAAAGCTATGAAGCTCGATCTTAGTGATTTGACCAGTGTAAAAGCATTTGCAGCAAATTTTCTTAACAATTATAAATCTTTAGCCATTCTTATTAACAATGCAGGTATTATGTATCCTCCTTTTCATCTGACGAAAGACGGCTTTGAATCCCAATTTGGCGGGAACCATTTAGGACACTTTGCATTAACAGGATTATTGTTGCCACATTTAATTTCTACGCCAAATTCGAGAGTGATAACGCAGAGTAGCTTAGTTGCTCATGATGCTCATATTAATTTTGATAATTTAGACGGTTCTAAAGGATATAGTCGTAAGTTCTATGGTCAAAGTAAACTGGCAAATCTATTGTTTGCAAAAGAATTACAAAATAAATTTCGTTCAAATCATATCAATTCAGTGAGCGTTGCTTGTCATCCCGGAATTTCGCATACCAATTTAGGCTCTTTTGGTTCAGGAAAGCAAGCCAATATATTTCTCAGAATGATTTCAAGTATGATAAGTCAACCAGCACATATGGGTGCACTGCCTGCTTTGTATAGCGCAACATCATCCACTATAAAAGGAGGAGAATATATCGCTCCTGATAGCAAAGGTGGCAAAAAAGGCTATCCAACAAATGATACGATCATTGAGAAACTGTATGACTCTAATATATCTAATAAACTTTGGAACGTTTCTGAAGATTTAACAGGTATATCTTTCAAATTTGATAAGTGA
- a CDS encoding SDR family oxidoreductase gives MESKVAIITGASSGIGEATARELASNGIKVMLAARREDRLIQLKKEIEAAGGQAEYRVTDVTSQADMESLAQTTLETYGKIDILINNAGIAQVSFIRNRKVEEWDRMIDVNIKGVLYGIAAVFPHMEERNEGHIINVASVAGHEIYPSTAVYSGTKFAVRAITEGLRKELRPDQNIRTTIISPGNVATELTHTITDQDVFSLESEFANLTPLQGEDIAAAIRYAIEQPSSVTVKEMIVTPTSQRS, from the coding sequence ATGGAAAGCAAAGTGGCTATTATAACAGGTGCAAGTAGTGGAATTGGGGAAGCAACAGCAAGAGAACTAGCGAGTAACGGAATAAAAGTTATGCTTGCAGCACGCCGGGAAGACCGATTAATTCAACTAAAAAAAGAAATTGAAGCCGCTGGGGGACAGGCAGAGTATCGAGTTACAGACGTAACCTCTCAAGCAGATATGGAATCACTTGCACAAACTACCCTTGAAACTTACGGTAAAATCGATATTTTGATTAATAATGCTGGTATCGCACAAGTTTCTTTTATAAGAAACCGGAAAGTAGAAGAGTGGGATCGAATGATTGACGTGAATATTAAAGGTGTCTTATACGGAATCGCTGCTGTCTTTCCACATATGGAAGAACGAAATGAAGGGCATATTATCAACGTTGCTTCAGTGGCAGGTCATGAAATTTATCCAAGCACCGCAGTATACTCCGGTACAAAATTTGCAGTTCGTGCTATTACAGAAGGCTTACGAAAAGAGTTGCGACCTGATCAAAATATTCGTACAACGATCATTTCTCCCGGTAATGTAGCTACTGAGTTAACGCACACGATAACAGACCAAGATGTGTTTTCGTTAGAGTCTGAATTTGCTAACTTAACCCCTCTACAAGGAGAAGATATTGCAGCAGCAATCCGATACGCAATTGAACAACCATCATCTGTGACAGTAAAAGAAATGATCGTTACGCCTACTTCTCAGCGATCTTAA
- a CDS encoding TetR/AcrR family transcriptional regulator: MDEDQRDKTSKEMIYRLVTRTRKDSLISMRAEDMAKFMDVSKVTMYKYFSSKEEILSLVISNYTDYIRNMDISSADENKAILERYQKSFEQSLMINYYFPEHFFNDFKTYNPRLYEEIVDAQQFRFKQLDELYRLGAEQGIFYPVNSAIFILDDELILRRILDPSFLVQHGLPLEQTLLDYYQMQKRKLICEKHVNTMDDSPIEELIRSFVAKNSRNL, from the coding sequence ATGGACGAAGATCAACGTGATAAGACAAGTAAAGAAATGATATATCGACTTGTTACGCGTACTCGTAAAGATAGCCTTATTTCGATGCGAGCTGAAGATATGGCTAAATTTATGGATGTAAGCAAAGTAACAATGTATAAATATTTTTCTTCCAAAGAGGAAATATTATCCCTGGTTATCTCAAACTACACAGATTATATCCGTAATATGGATATATCTTCTGCTGATGAGAATAAGGCGATCCTAGAACGCTATCAAAAGTCATTTGAGCAATCTTTAATGATTAATTACTATTTTCCAGAACATTTTTTCAATGATTTTAAAACGTATAATCCGCGGTTGTATGAAGAAATTGTTGATGCACAGCAATTTCGTTTTAAACAGTTAGATGAACTGTATCGTTTGGGAGCGGAACAAGGGATTTTTTATCCTGTAAATTCTGCAATTTTTATATTGGATGATGAACTGATCTTGCGCCGAATACTTGATCCATCGTTTCTTGTTCAACATGGGTTACCTTTAGAGCAGACACTGCTTGATTACTACCAGATGCAAAAGAGGAAATTAATTTGTGAAAAGCATGTAAACACAATGGATGATTCACCGATCGAAGAGCTAATACGTTCTTTTGTAGCTAAAAATTCGAGGAATTTATAA